A stretch of the Arthrobacter sp. PAMC 25486 genome encodes the following:
- a CDS encoding type II toxin-antitoxin system prevent-host-death family antitoxin, whose product MNKVSATIARQRWAETLDAARREPVSITSHGRTIAVVMDPDLAQRALDALEELEDLADAAAALADVANGGPTYTLAEVAAELGIALHV is encoded by the coding sequence GTGAACAAGGTCTCTGCAACCATTGCCCGTCAGCGCTGGGCCGAAACGCTCGACGCCGCACGCCGCGAGCCGGTGAGCATTACGAGCCATGGTCGCACTATCGCGGTGGTTATGGATCCGGACCTTGCCCAACGTGCCCTCGATGCCCTCGAGGAGCTGGAGGACCTGGCCGACGCAGCTGCAGCCCTGGCAGATGTGGCCAATGGCGGCCCAACATATACGCTGGCTGAAGTCGCTGCAGAGCTCGGCATTGCACTACATGTCTGA
- a CDS encoding sodium-dependent transporter: MTTSPAGPGGTAAPARRETFSSRRLFILSAIGSAVGLGNIWRFPYVAYENGGGAFLIPYLVALLCAGIPLLFLDYSIGHRFRGSAPLSYRRLHRAAEPIGWWQVLICFIIAVYYAAIIAWAAMYAWFSITKAWGDDAEGFFFNNYLHSADQAGLSFDFVSSVFFPMLAVWIVTIVIMVAGVNKGISRANAVILPLLVVMFVILVVQSLFLEGAMEGLNAFFTPNWDSLQNPGVWAAAFGHIFFSLSVAFGIMVTYSSYLKRKTDLTGSGMVVAFANSGFEILAGIGVFAALGFMSVASGQAVDEVASGGIGLAFVAFPTIVSEAPFGAVLGVLFFGSLVFAGLTSLISILEVIVAAFQDKLGWSRKAATLVVTIPIALISLILFPTTTGIHLLDTSDAFVNQFGILACALVTVIVVSAGLGSLPRLQKHLNRTSTVKMGAGWRILVGGIVPVALGYMLINEIQTKSTEQYSGYPAWFNGVFGWGMAGALIVGAVLLSLIPWSDKSRLKDAEYDEYNAAEELDGDVDNNREDVKA, from the coding sequence ATGACCACATCACCCGCAGGCCCTGGCGGAACAGCTGCCCCGGCCCGTCGAGAGACATTCTCCTCGCGAAGACTCTTCATCCTCTCAGCCATTGGTTCCGCCGTTGGATTGGGCAATATTTGGCGATTCCCGTATGTCGCCTACGAAAACGGCGGCGGCGCCTTCCTGATTCCATATCTCGTGGCACTGCTGTGCGCCGGTATCCCGTTATTGTTCCTTGACTACTCGATCGGCCACCGCTTCCGCGGCTCGGCCCCGTTGTCCTACCGCCGCCTGCACCGCGCGGCCGAGCCGATTGGCTGGTGGCAGGTGCTGATCTGTTTCATCATCGCCGTCTACTACGCCGCGATCATCGCCTGGGCGGCCATGTATGCGTGGTTCTCGATTACGAAGGCCTGGGGCGATGACGCCGAAGGCTTCTTCTTCAACAACTACCTACACAGCGCCGACCAAGCCGGACTGTCGTTCGACTTCGTCTCCAGTGTCTTCTTCCCGATGCTCGCGGTGTGGATCGTTACCATTGTGATCATGGTGGCCGGCGTGAACAAGGGCATCTCGCGTGCCAACGCCGTGATCCTGCCGCTGCTAGTGGTCATGTTTGTGATCCTCGTGGTGCAGTCGCTGTTCCTGGAAGGTGCCATGGAGGGCCTGAACGCCTTCTTCACCCCGAACTGGGACTCCCTGCAGAACCCCGGAGTGTGGGCCGCAGCCTTCGGCCACATCTTCTTCTCACTCTCCGTGGCCTTCGGCATCATGGTCACCTACTCCTCCTACCTCAAGCGCAAGACCGACCTGACCGGTTCCGGCATGGTCGTCGCCTTCGCCAACTCAGGCTTCGAAATCCTCGCTGGCATCGGCGTCTTCGCAGCCCTCGGCTTCATGTCCGTGGCGTCCGGACAAGCCGTGGACGAGGTCGCCTCCGGCGGGATCGGGCTGGCCTTCGTGGCCTTCCCGACCATCGTCTCCGAGGCGCCGTTTGGTGCGGTGCTCGGCGTCCTGTTCTTTGGTTCGCTGGTCTTTGCCGGCCTGACCTCGTTGATCTCCATCTTGGAAGTCATCGTGGCGGCCTTCCAAGACAAGCTGGGATGGAGCCGCAAGGCCGCCACCCTGGTCGTCACCATCCCGATTGCCCTCATCTCGCTGATCCTGTTCCCGACCACCACGGGCATCCACCTGCTGGACACCTCGGACGCGTTCGTGAACCAGTTCGGCATCCTGGCCTGTGCACTCGTCACGGTCATTGTGGTCTCGGCCGGGCTCGGCAGCCTGCCGCGCCTGCAGAAGCACCTGAACCGGACCTCCACGGTCAAGATGGGTGCAGGTTGGCGCATCCTGGTCGGCGGTATCGTGCCGGTGGCCTTGGGCTACATGCTCATCAACGAAATCCAGACGAAGAGCACCGAACAATATTCGGGCTATCCAGCCTGGTTCAACGGGGTCTTTGGCTGGGGGATGGCCGGTGCGCTGATTGTCGGTGCCGTGCTGCTCTCCCTGATTCCCTGGAGTGACAAATCCAGGCTCAAGGACGCCGAATACGACGAGTACAACGCCGCCGAGGAACTCGACGGCGACGTAGACAACAACCGTGAGGATGTGAAGGCATGA
- a CDS encoding nucleoside triphosphate pyrophosphatase encodes MTQHLILASASPSRAKLLTDAGITHTVKVSDADEDALTAAAGPISPAETALLLARAKAESVAAGESGTLVIGCDSVFELDGVPYGKPWEPAVARERWQLMRGRSGVLHTGHWLISTAISTLDGGSPLGHGEVTSARVTFEDVSDAEIDAYVATGEPLQVAGAFTIDGLAGAFITGVEGDPHTVVGLSISTLRRLLAEHGVAITDLWA; translated from the coding sequence ATGACCCAGCACCTCATCCTCGCCTCCGCCTCCCCCTCCCGCGCCAAGCTGCTCACGGACGCCGGCATCACCCATACCGTCAAGGTGTCTGACGCCGACGAGGACGCGCTCACCGCCGCCGCCGGCCCCATCTCCCCCGCCGAGACGGCCCTGCTGCTGGCCCGCGCCAAGGCCGAATCCGTCGCCGCCGGTGAATCCGGCACCCTGGTAATCGGCTGTGATTCGGTCTTCGAGCTCGACGGCGTCCCCTACGGCAAACCCTGGGAACCTGCGGTTGCGCGGGAGCGCTGGCAGCTGATGCGCGGCCGATCCGGTGTGCTGCATACCGGCCATTGGCTCATTTCCACAGCCATTTCCACGCTCGACGGCGGATCCCCCCTTGGGCACGGAGAGGTCACCAGTGCGCGGGTCACCTTTGAGGACGTCTCGGATGCGGAAATTGACGCCTACGTTGCCACGGGCGAGCCCCTGCAGGTGGCCGGAGCGTTCACGATCGACGGGCTCGCAGGAGCCTTCATCACCGGCGTCGAGGGCGACCCGCACACGGTGGTGGGACTGTCCATCTCCACACTGCGCCGGCTCTTGGCCGAGCATGGGGTCGCAATCACCGACTTGTGGGCCTGA
- a CDS encoding biotin carboxylase N-terminal domain-containing protein — translation MSISPSAPAQKLSKVLIANRGEIAVRIIRAARDEGIRSVAVYAEPDREALHVRMADEAFALGGTTAADSYLVMEKIIDAARQSGADAVHPGYGFLAENAEFAQQVIDAGLIWIGPSPAAIAALGDKVQARHIAEKVGAPLVPGTKNPVESTQEVIDFADEFGLPLAIKAAYGGGGRGIKVVRTREEIPELYESAVREAVAAFGRGECFVERFLDAPRHVETQCLADAAGNVVVVSTRDCSLQRRNQKLVEEAPAPFLTDDQNKRLYEASKAIMKEANYVGAGTCEFLVGTDGTISFLEVNTRLQVEHTISEEVTGIDLVREQFRIARGEELGYGDPEVRGHSFEFRINGEDPGRGFMPAPGTVTTMTLPSGPGVRVDSGITAGEVIGGNFDSMLAKLIVTGATREQALQRSSRALEEMQIDGLPTVLPFHRAVVVDPAFAPANGAAFTTHTRWIETEFNNTIPAFDLASAGSAADDAGSRQSVTVEVGGKRLEVTLPSSFSVGNGAGNGTAKKAKKAGRNRNAGPAAANGNALTSPMQGTIVKVAVADGDVVAEGDLIVVLEAMKMEQPLTAHRAGTVTGLSAAAGDTVSAGAVLATIED, via the coding sequence GTGAGCATTTCACCATCTGCCCCGGCACAAAAGCTGAGCAAAGTACTGATCGCCAACCGCGGCGAAATTGCCGTCCGCATCATCCGGGCCGCACGCGACGAAGGCATCCGATCTGTCGCCGTCTACGCCGAGCCGGACCGCGAGGCCCTCCATGTGCGCATGGCCGACGAGGCCTTTGCCCTGGGCGGCACCACGGCAGCGGACTCCTACCTGGTCATGGAGAAAATCATCGACGCCGCCCGCCAGTCGGGCGCCGACGCCGTGCACCCCGGCTACGGCTTCCTGGCCGAAAACGCGGAGTTTGCCCAGCAGGTCATCGACGCCGGCCTGATCTGGATCGGCCCCTCCCCCGCAGCCATCGCCGCATTGGGCGACAAGGTCCAGGCCCGCCACATCGCCGAAAAGGTGGGCGCACCCCTGGTCCCCGGCACCAAGAACCCGGTGGAATCCACCCAGGAGGTCATCGACTTCGCCGACGAGTTCGGCCTGCCCCTGGCCATCAAGGCAGCTTACGGCGGCGGCGGCCGCGGCATCAAGGTGGTCCGCACCCGCGAGGAAATCCCCGAACTGTACGAGTCCGCAGTGCGCGAAGCCGTCGCAGCCTTCGGCCGCGGCGAATGCTTCGTGGAACGCTTCCTCGACGCACCCCGCCACGTGGAAACCCAATGCCTGGCAGATGCGGCGGGCAACGTCGTCGTCGTCTCCACGCGCGACTGCTCCCTCCAACGCCGCAACCAAAAGCTGGTCGAGGAAGCCCCCGCCCCGTTCCTGACCGATGACCAGAACAAGCGCCTTTACGAGGCCTCCAAGGCCATCATGAAGGAAGCCAACTACGTCGGCGCCGGCACCTGCGAATTCCTCGTGGGCACCGACGGCACCATCTCCTTCCTCGAGGTCAACACCCGCCTGCAGGTGGAGCACACCATCTCCGAAGAAGTCACCGGGATCGACCTGGTCCGCGAGCAGTTCCGCATCGCCCGCGGCGAGGAACTCGGCTACGGCGACCCCGAGGTCCGCGGCCACTCCTTCGAATTCCGCATCAACGGCGAGGACCCGGGCCGCGGCTTCATGCCCGCCCCGGGCACCGTCACCACCATGACCCTGCCCTCCGGCCCCGGCGTCCGCGTCGATTCCGGCATCACCGCGGGCGAGGTCATCGGCGGCAACTTCGACTCCATGCTGGCCAAGCTCATCGTCACCGGCGCCACCCGCGAGCAGGCGCTCCAGCGCTCCAGCCGTGCACTGGAGGAAATGCAGATCGACGGTCTACCCACCGTGCTGCCGTTCCACCGCGCAGTGGTCGTGGATCCCGCCTTCGCACCGGCCAACGGTGCCGCGTTCACCACGCACACCCGCTGGATCGAAACCGAGTTCAACAACACCATCCCCGCCTTCGACCTCGCCTCCGCAGGGAGCGCCGCGGACGACGCCGGATCCCGCCAAAGCGTCACCGTCGAGGTGGGCGGCAAACGGCTTGAGGTGACGCTGCCGTCGTCGTTCTCGGTTGGCAACGGCGCCGGCAACGGCACGGCGAAGAAGGCCAAGAAGGCCGGCCGCAACCGCAATGCAGGCCCCGCCGCCGCCAACGGCAACGCACTGACCTCCCCCATGCAGGGCACCATCGTGAAGGTTGCCGTGGCCGACGGCGATGTCGTGGCCGAGGGCGACCTCATCGTGGTCCTGGAGGCCATGAAGATGGAACAGCCGCTGACCGCGCACCGGGCAGGAACCGTCACGGGCCTGAGCGCCGCAGCCGGCGACACCGTCTCCGCAGGCGCAGTGCTGGCCACGATCGAGGACTAA
- a CDS encoding MFS transporter, with the protein MSSSQKTNQVESPQVNSRGRVIVASLIGTTIEFYDFYVYATAAVLVFPALFFPNADAATALLSSFAIFGVAFVARPLGSIVFGHFGDKVGRKGTLVASLLTMGVATFLIGCLPTALVPGWVFWAPALLVVMRFLQGLALGGEWSGAALLATENAPAGKRAIWGTFPQLGAPIGFILANGIFLWLSFGLSTEQFQAWGWRIPFLLSAVMVIVGLYVRLKLVETPAFQKVIDQGEVSKLPVGRVFKTSWRPLILGTFVMLATYVLFYLMTTFTLSYGTTPATIEAAKAKAEAGGKPMTADAIASWVPGLGYTRNEFLIMLIIGVVFFGIFTLVSGPLAEKFGRRKTLLWVTSGILVFGLTFVPLFGAGLAGVMTLLILGFTLMGLTFGPMGALLPELFPTNVRYTGSAISYNMSSILGAAVAPFIAVALWQTADGSPVLVGVYLSAMAVLTLIALVIMKETRDLEYTSNVS; encoded by the coding sequence ATGAGCTCATCTCAAAAAACGAACCAGGTGGAAAGCCCACAGGTGAACAGCAGGGGCCGCGTCATCGTCGCAAGCCTCATTGGCACCACCATCGAGTTCTATGATTTTTACGTTTACGCCACCGCAGCTGTGCTGGTGTTTCCGGCCCTGTTCTTCCCGAATGCCGACGCGGCAACGGCGTTGCTGAGCTCCTTCGCCATCTTCGGTGTTGCCTTCGTGGCCCGCCCGCTCGGATCCATCGTCTTCGGCCACTTCGGTGACAAGGTGGGCCGCAAGGGAACCCTGGTGGCCTCGCTGCTCACCATGGGTGTTGCCACGTTCCTGATCGGCTGCCTGCCGACGGCGCTCGTGCCCGGTTGGGTGTTCTGGGCCCCGGCCCTCCTGGTCGTCATGCGCTTCCTGCAGGGCCTGGCCCTGGGCGGGGAGTGGAGCGGTGCAGCCCTTCTGGCCACCGAGAACGCACCTGCCGGCAAGCGCGCCATCTGGGGAACCTTCCCGCAGTTGGGTGCACCCATTGGCTTTATCCTCGCCAACGGCATCTTCCTGTGGCTCAGCTTTGGGCTCTCCACCGAGCAGTTCCAGGCCTGGGGCTGGCGCATCCCGTTCCTGCTCAGCGCCGTCATGGTCATCGTCGGCCTGTACGTCCGCCTGAAGCTGGTGGAAACCCCCGCCTTCCAGAAGGTCATCGACCAGGGCGAGGTGTCCAAGCTGCCTGTGGGCCGTGTCTTCAAGACGAGCTGGCGCCCGCTGATCCTGGGCACCTTCGTCATGCTCGCCACCTACGTGCTGTTCTACCTCATGACGACGTTCACGCTGTCCTACGGCACAACTCCGGCCACGATCGAGGCAGCCAAGGCCAAGGCGGAAGCCGGCGGCAAGCCGATGACCGCCGACGCCATTGCCTCCTGGGTCCCCGGCCTGGGCTACACGCGCAACGAATTCCTGATCATGCTCATCATCGGCGTGGTGTTCTTCGGCATCTTCACACTTGTCTCCGGACCTCTGGCCGAGAAGTTCGGCCGCCGCAAGACTCTCCTCTGGGTCACCAGCGGAATCCTGGTCTTCGGCCTGACCTTCGTGCCGCTATTCGGTGCCGGGCTAGCCGGGGTCATGACCCTGCTGATCCTCGGCTTCACGCTGATGGGCTTGACGTTCGGGCCCATGGGCGCGCTACTGCCGGAGCTGTTCCCCACCAACGTGCGTTACACGGGCTCGGCCATCAGTTACAACATGTCCAGCATCCTTGGCGCAGCCGTTGCCCCGTTCATCGCCGTTGCACTGTGGCAGACGGCCGACGGCAGCCCTGTGCTGGTCGGTGTGTATCTTTCCGCCATGGCGGTCCTGACGCTGATCGCCCTGGTCATCATGAAGGAAACCCGCGACCTGGAGTACACCTCCAACGTCAGCTAG
- a CDS encoding aldehyde dehydrogenase family protein, whose translation MAVYAQPGTEGSKVTFKDRYENWIGGEWVAPVKGEYFENITPVTGKVFCEVARGTAEDIELALDAAHKVAPSWGQTSATERAAILNKVADRIDENVELLAVAETWDNGKAVRETLNADIPLAADHFRYFASVVRAQEGSLTQIDENTTAYHYHEPLGVVGQIIPWNFPILMAVWKLAPALAAGNAVVLKPAEQTPASILVLMELLADILPAGVINVVNGFGVEAGKPLASSKRIRKIAFTGETTTGRLISQYASQNLIPVTLELGGKSPNIFFDDVMDKNDSFYDKALEGFTLYAFNQGEVCTCPSRALVQESMYEKFMADAVARTEAIIQGNPLDTDTQIGAQASNDQMEKILSYMDIGKQEGATLLTGGERNILPGDLAGGYYVKPTIFEGTNDMRIFQEEIFGPVLAVTKFDDYADALHIANDTLYGLGAGVWSRNGNVAYRAGREIQAGRVWVNNYHAYPAGAAFGGYKSSGIGRENHAMMLDHYQQTKNLLVSYSEDKLGFF comes from the coding sequence ATGGCTGTTTATGCACAACCCGGCACCGAGGGCTCCAAGGTCACCTTCAAGGACCGCTATGAGAACTGGATCGGCGGGGAATGGGTGGCCCCCGTCAAGGGCGAATACTTTGAGAACATCACGCCCGTCACCGGCAAGGTTTTCTGCGAGGTTGCCCGCGGTACGGCCGAAGACATTGAGCTCGCCCTGGATGCAGCGCACAAGGTGGCACCAAGCTGGGGACAAACTTCCGCCACCGAACGCGCAGCCATCCTGAACAAGGTCGCCGACAGGATCGACGAGAACGTGGAACTGCTCGCCGTCGCAGAGACCTGGGACAACGGCAAGGCCGTCCGCGAAACCCTCAACGCCGACATTCCGCTCGCCGCAGACCACTTCCGCTACTTCGCCTCCGTGGTCCGCGCCCAGGAGGGCAGCCTGACCCAGATCGACGAGAACACCACCGCCTACCACTATCACGAGCCGCTCGGCGTGGTCGGACAGATCATCCCCTGGAACTTCCCCATCCTGATGGCCGTGTGGAAGCTGGCGCCGGCACTCGCTGCGGGAAACGCCGTCGTACTTAAACCAGCCGAACAGACGCCGGCCTCCATCCTGGTCCTCATGGAACTCCTCGCGGACATCCTGCCGGCCGGGGTCATCAACGTGGTGAACGGCTTCGGCGTCGAGGCCGGCAAGCCGCTCGCCTCCTCCAAGCGGATCCGCAAGATCGCGTTCACCGGCGAGACCACCACGGGCCGTTTGATCAGCCAGTACGCGTCCCAGAACCTTATCCCGGTCACGCTGGAGCTCGGCGGCAAGAGCCCCAACATCTTCTTCGACGACGTCATGGACAAGAACGACTCCTTCTACGACAAGGCGCTCGAGGGCTTCACGCTCTACGCCTTCAACCAGGGCGAGGTCTGCACCTGCCCGTCGCGTGCGCTCGTCCAGGAATCGATGTACGAAAAGTTCATGGCCGACGCCGTCGCCCGCACCGAGGCGATCATCCAGGGCAACCCGCTCGACACCGACACCCAGATCGGCGCCCAAGCCTCCAACGACCAGATGGAGAAAATCCTGTCCTACATGGACATCGGCAAGCAGGAAGGCGCCACGCTGCTCACGGGCGGCGAGCGCAACATCCTCCCCGGGGATCTGGCCGGCGGTTACTACGTCAAGCCCACCATCTTCGAGGGCACCAATGACATGCGCATCTTCCAGGAGGAGATCTTCGGCCCCGTCCTCGCGGTGACGAAGTTTGACGACTACGCTGACGCGCTCCACATCGCCAACGACACCCTTTACGGCCTCGGCGCAGGCGTCTGGTCCCGCAACGGCAACGTCGCCTACCGGGCGGGCCGCGAGATCCAGGCCGGCCGCGTCTGGGTCAACAACTACCACGCCTACCCCGCGGGAGCGGCGTTCGGCGGCTACAAGTCCTCGGGCATCGGCCGTGAGAACCACGCCATGATGCTGGACCACTACCAGCAAACCAAGAACCTGCTGGTCAGCTACAGCGAAGACAAGCTCGGCTTCTTCTAA
- a CDS encoding DUF779 domain-containing protein, whose amino-acid sequence MDAIAETLDAAITIPGETASRVALSGTAVELLQKLWKVHGALMFHQSGGCCDGSSPMCYPAGEFITAEADILLGLFELPGCGPLEFWMSREQFNYWSHTHLTVDVVEGRGSGFSVEAPEGKRFLIRSRLVEGFARGSA is encoded by the coding sequence ATGGACGCCATTGCCGAAACCCTGGATGCCGCCATCACCATTCCGGGCGAGACCGCGTCACGCGTGGCGCTATCCGGCACGGCCGTGGAACTGCTGCAGAAATTGTGGAAAGTGCACGGGGCGTTGATGTTCCACCAGTCAGGCGGCTGCTGCGACGGCTCCTCGCCCATGTGTTACCCGGCCGGCGAGTTCATTACGGCGGAGGCCGACATCTTGTTGGGGCTCTTTGAATTACCCGGCTGCGGCCCACTGGAGTTTTGGATGTCCAGGGAACAGTTCAACTATTGGTCGCACACCCACCTCACAGTCGACGTGGTGGAGGGGCGGGGCAGTGGATTTTCGGTCGAGGCGCCCGAGGGCAAACGCTTCCTGATCCGCTCCCGGCTGGTCGAAGGCTTTGCCCGCGGCTCTGCGTGA
- the adhP gene encoding alcohol dehydrogenase AdhP, with protein MQAAVVKEFGTALTVEEYPLPTPGPGQALVKLISSGVCHTDLHAAEGDWPVQPSPPFVPGHEGVGDVVALGEGVTSLAVGDRVGNAWLWTACGDCEYCRTGWETLCESQENGGYSVDGSFGEYMLVDAEFAPRIPDGLDPVEIAPVLCAGVTVYKGLKMTEARPGQWVVISGIGGLGHIAVQYAVAMGLRVAAVDIADDKLALARKHGAEITVNAMNEDPVEAIQRETGGVHGVLVTAVHPTAFGQAIGMTRRGGTIVFNGLPPGDFPAPIFEVVLKGLTIRGSIVGTRQDMEEAIDFYARGLIHPTVATRGLGEINEVLDEMRAGKIDGRVVIKY; from the coding sequence ATGCAAGCAGCAGTAGTAAAGGAATTCGGCACCGCCCTCACTGTCGAGGAATACCCCCTCCCCACCCCCGGACCGGGCCAGGCCCTGGTCAAGCTGATCTCCAGCGGCGTCTGCCACACCGACCTCCACGCAGCCGAGGGTGACTGGCCCGTCCAGCCTTCCCCGCCGTTCGTGCCAGGCCACGAGGGCGTCGGCGACGTTGTTGCCCTCGGCGAAGGCGTCACCTCCCTCGCCGTGGGCGACCGGGTGGGCAACGCCTGGCTGTGGACGGCATGCGGAGATTGCGAATATTGCCGCACGGGCTGGGAGACGTTGTGCGAGTCCCAGGAAAACGGCGGCTACAGTGTGGACGGCTCCTTTGGCGAGTACATGCTCGTGGATGCCGAGTTTGCACCACGCATCCCCGACGGCCTGGATCCGGTGGAGATCGCACCCGTCCTTTGCGCCGGCGTCACCGTCTACAAGGGCTTGAAGATGACCGAGGCGCGCCCCGGCCAGTGGGTCGTCATTTCCGGCATCGGCGGGCTGGGCCACATCGCGGTCCAGTACGCCGTGGCCATGGGACTGCGCGTGGCCGCCGTCGACATCGCGGACGACAAGCTGGCCTTGGCCCGCAAGCATGGCGCGGAAATCACCGTCAACGCCATGAACGAGGATCCAGTGGAGGCCATTCAGCGCGAAACCGGCGGCGTTCACGGCGTACTCGTCACCGCCGTGCACCCGACAGCATTCGGCCAGGCCATCGGCATGACCCGCCGCGGCGGCACCATCGTGTTCAACGGCCTGCCCCCGGGCGACTTCCCGGCCCCGATCTTCGAGGTGGTACTCAAGGGCCTGACCATCCGCGGATCCATTGTGGGCACCCGCCAGGACATGGAGGAGGCAATCGACTTTTATGCCCGTGGCCTGATCCACCCCACGGTCGCCACCCGCGGCCTGGGCGAAATCAACGAAGTGCTCGACGAGATGCGCGCAGGCAAGATCGACGGCCGCGTCGTCATCAAGTACTAA
- a CDS encoding type II toxin-antitoxin system RelE/ParE family toxin produces the protein MSEKYEVELTSAARKQLQKLDGRTRELILGSLGMLAEMPRPPAASNLSGRPGQFRIRVRDFHIIYSVDDGRLLMLVIKIGQRRDVHK, from the coding sequence ATGTCTGAGAAGTATGAGGTCGAGTTGACGTCTGCTGCGCGAAAGCAACTGCAGAAGTTGGACGGGCGAACACGGGAGCTCATTCTCGGTTCCCTTGGAATGCTGGCGGAAATGCCACGACCTCCGGCAGCAAGCAACCTCTCAGGCAGACCGGGACAGTTCAGGATCCGGGTCAGGGACTTTCATATCATTTATTCTGTTGATGACGGCAGACTCCTGATGCTCGTCATCAAGATCGGGCAACGACGGGACGTCCATAAATAG
- a CDS encoding transcriptional regulator — protein MSKQPAQEEHPAPKHQADSEIQQEPEAKVHQHPRHELSEVLHQPVRFSIAAALAKTETMDFKDLRNTIQVSDSVLSKQLSTLEKAGFIEVKKAFVGKFPRTSVRLTAVGHQAWEHHMATLRLIAGQ, from the coding sequence ATGAGCAAGCAGCCAGCCCAAGAAGAGCACCCAGCCCCGAAGCACCAAGCAGACAGTGAAATCCAGCAGGAACCAGAAGCAAAAGTGCACCAGCACCCGCGCCACGAACTCAGCGAGGTGCTGCACCAGCCCGTCAGGTTCTCCATTGCCGCAGCCCTGGCCAAGACCGAGACCATGGACTTCAAGGACCTGCGCAACACCATCCAGGTCAGCGACTCGGTACTCAGCAAGCAGCTCTCAACGCTCGAAAAGGCCGGATTCATAGAGGTGAAAAAGGCCTTCGTGGGCAAGTTTCCGCGCACCTCGGTGAGGTTGACCGCCGTCGGACATCAGGCCTGGGAACACCACATGGCAACCTTGCGCCTCATCGCTGGACAGTAG
- a CDS encoding methionine/alanine import family NSS transporter small subunit, translated as MTPVAITMMIIAMVTIWGGLGLAMWNLARHPEDEDELPTPEEMPHEL; from the coding sequence ATGACACCGGTAGCCATCACCATGATGATCATTGCCATGGTAACCATTTGGGGCGGGCTGGGCCTGGCCATGTGGAACCTGGCCCGCCACCCGGAAGATGAGGACGAGCTTCCCACACCTGAAGAAATGCCGCACGAGCTGTAG